Proteins from one Poecile atricapillus isolate bPoeAtr1 chromosome 14, bPoeAtr1.hap1, whole genome shotgun sequence genomic window:
- the LOC131584575 gene encoding ankyrin repeat and fibronectin type-III domain-containing protein 1-like isoform X4 has translation MTQQMRDLQLAQARKPPGPSSPNAAKRLYRNLSGKFRVNYTSFDEGSLVGRGEKEKLRKSYLFQSNAALFEAVELQDLDRVQELLKHYSPEELDLNTPNSEGLLPLDIAIMTNNAPIARALLQAGAKESPHFVSLESRSLHLSTLVREAEQRVNELMAQVVNEAPNADCSEKEKQLKAWEWRFRLYKRMKAGFEHARVPDAPSSVHLSVASSSSLQVTFWEPLSVNSAVVTKYKVEWSCSPTFSPLLGEAVIDKLKDLHFTIQGLVSGTAYHIRVSAYNMKGWGPPQASTPPFAIPSNWREYDGRAPRRRGQAEALDHLLGQVKTVHQHCICHEPCKNQPQSRKHSVSKSLKHLFHPGSKFLKTLKRGLYLTAIFYKDDNILVTHEDQIPVVEIDDTYSCLLMQDFLWLTKVSCMWDEILWLRQCVTVSQSSCSCILQTRFKMLLAISQMQGLLGIQDLGQVFFEPIKDKQGNILIVTLKEVKTNQTFESVRWVPICKLQTSRKSVSSPEEPTALDTLLISVQDKLAYHQRSSHALSPGLYLGYLKLCSAVDQIRVLVPEQLPNILCHVKIRSNPNISREEWEWLQKMASVEEPVPTEPEADRSQNPLFQELQVAIKELMTLVNIPLQEAKDFRLYSQEVLDFGDQVSFLLLLPPSDDVCTAPGQNNPYTPRSGFLTLPLQIFELVHFFTYDREFITQYCQVSALLELESLLSQQSLREAFSDAELSTAKQRHQQVQDYIQQMEEIWREMRWIMDVLQHARYKQPSCGVSLSGFLSEAGGPMKEQTRSSLSHLDYLPSPVPSPETSRKLNSDSHGLSDEEGSSEVFLATDSDYDSSRAQSPKELDLVFSSSGPESCSRRGARSLRDSAPDVLQSHELKTSPPVPPPSEEPRPPAKLYDSDFVLPSRQIELLRITEKRQAYCVRTSSLDFPKPHCPAPRKSCPGSVDSSPAESRTTGHCSQLRLGTASTPSPERRRGGQGSEPVCRTRSDEWTQNSPEQQPEQPGGLADRGKKPGSVTLRVCPQYETGLSKETSVKLHITSQTPAREVVKLVVLEMNDISRDVLGGSAAVFYGEEQLEHFGLVFAAGESERWLPDDFLLLSLHTSQPEGRFYVRIKETSPLVLQYGPATTV, from the exons ATGACGCAGCAGATGCGGgacctgcagctggcacaggccAGGAAGCCACCAGGCCCTTCCTCACCAAATGCAGCCAAGAGGCTCTACCGAAACCTGTCTGGGAAATTCCGCGTCAACTACACCTCCTTTGATGAGGGCAGTCTGGTGGGACGGGGTGAGAAGGAGAAGCTCCGCAAGTCCTACCTG TTCCAAAGCAATGCTGCACTCTTTgaggctgtggagctgcaggacCTTGACagggtgcaggagctgctgaagcaCTACAGCCCTGAGGAGCTGGACCTCAACACCCCCAACAGCGAGGGGCTTCTGCCCCTGGACATCGCCATCATGACCAACAACGCTCCCATTGCCAGggccctgctgcaggcaggagcaaaGGAGAGCCCACACT TTGTGAGCCTGGAAAGCCGCTCGCTGCACCTCTCGACGCTGGTGCGGGAAGCGGAGCAGCGTGTCAACGAGCTGATGGCACAGGTGGTGAACGAGGCGCCCAACGCTGACTGCTCcgagaaggagaagcagctcaAGGCCTGGGAGTGGCGATTCCGGCTTTACAAGCGCATGAAGGCAGGGTTTGAGCATGCCC gagtGCCAGATGCCCCCAGCAGCGTCCACCTCTCTgtggccagcagctcctcattgCAGGTGACCTTCTGGGAGCCCCTGAGTGTCAACTCTGCCGTTGTCACCAAGTACAAAG TGGAGTGGAGCTGTTCCCCCACCTTCTCACCATTGCTGGGAGAAGCTGTGATCGACAAGCTGAAGGACCTGCACTTTACCATTCAGGGGCTGGTGTCG GGCACAGCGTACCACATCCGTGTGTCTGCCTACAACATGAAGGGCTGGGGTCCCCCGCAAGCCTCCACGCCCCCCTTTGCCATCCCTTCCA ACTGGCGGGAGTATGATGGCCGGGCGCCGCGGCGGAGGGGACAGGCTGAAGCTCTGGACCATCTGCTGGGCCAGGTGAAGACCGTCCACCAGCACTGCATTTGCCATG AGCCCTGCAAGAACCAGCCCCAGAGCAGAAAGCATTCGGTCTCCAAGAGCCTCAAGCACCTCTTCCACCCTGGCAGCAAGTTTCTCAAGACACTGAAGCG GGGCCTCTACCTGACAGCCATCTTCTACAAGGATGACAACATCCTGGTGACGCACGAAGACCAGATCCCCGTGGTGGAGATCGATGACACCTACTCCTGCCTACTCATGCAGGATTTCCTCTGGCTCACCAAG GTTTCATGTATGTGGGATGAGATCCTGTGGCTGCGGCAGTGTGTCACCGTGTCCCagtcctcctgctcctgcatcctgcagaCGCGCTTCAAGATGCTGCTCGCCATCTCACAGATGCAG GGGCTGCTGGGCATCCAGGACCTGGGGCAGGTCTTCTTTGAGCCCATCAAAGACAAACAGGGCAACATCCTCATCGTCACCCTGAAGGAGGTGAAGACCAACCAGACCTTCGAGAGCGTCCGCTGGGTCCCCATCTGCAAGCTGCAGACCAGCCGCAAGTCCGTGtcctccccagaggagcccacTGCTCTGGACACGCTGCTCATCTCTGTCCAG GACAAGCTGGCTTATCACCAGCGGAGCAGCCATGCCCTCTCCCCAGGCCTCTACCTGGGCTACTTGAAGCTGTGCAGTGCCGTGGATCAGATCCGAGTGCTGGTGCCAGAGCAGCTCCCCAATATCCTGTGCCACGTCAAGATTCGCTCCAACCCCAACATCTCCAG GGAGGAGTGGGAGTGGCTGCAGAAGATGGCCAGCGTGGAGGAGCCTGTTCCCACAGAGCCAGAGGCTGACAGGTCCCAGAACCCCTTGTTTCAGGAGCTCCAAGTGGCCATCAAGGAGCTGATGACCCTGGTGAACATCCCGCTGCAAGAG GCCAAAGACTTCCGTCTGTACAGCCAAGAGGTGCTGGACTTTGGGGATCAGgtctccttcctgctgctgctgcctccatcAGACGACGTCTGCACTGCTCCAGGCCAGAACAATCCTTATACCCCTCGCTCTGGCTTCCTCACACTGCCACTGCAGATCTTCGAGCTGG TCCACTTCTTCACGTATGACCGGGAGTTCATCACGCAGTACTGCCAGGTGtctgccctgctggagctggagtcgctcctctcccagcagagcctcAGGGAGGCTTTCTCTGATGCTGAGCTCTCCACTGCCAAGCAGAGGCACCAGCAGGTTCAGGACTACATCCAG CAAATGGAGGAGATCTGGCGAGAGATGCGCTGGATCATGGATGTCCTGCAGCACGCCCGCTACAAGCAGCCCTCCTGTGGGGTCTCTCTCAGCGGCTTCCTCAGCGAGGCCGGGGGGCCAATGAAGGAGCAAACCCGATCCTCCTTGTCCCACCTTGACTACCTTCCGTCCCCAGTGCCCTCACCGGAGACCAGCCGCAAGCTCAACTCTG ACTCGCACGGGCTGTCGGATGAGGAAGGCTCCTCGGAGGTGTTCCTGGCCACCGACAGCGACTACGACTCCAGCCGGGCGCAGAGCCCGAAGGAGCTCGACCTGGTGTTCTCCTCCTCGGGGCCCGAGAGCTGCAGCCGGAGGGGGGCCCGCAGCCTGCGGGACAGTGCCCCGGACGTCCTGCAGAGCCACGAGCTCAAGACCTCACCCCCAGTGCCGCCACCGTCCGAGGAGCCCCGGCCACCGGCCAAGCTCTATGACAGTGACTTTGTCCTGCCCAGCCGGCAGATCGAGCTGCTGCGCATCACGGAGAAGCGACAGGCGTACTGCGTTCGGACCAGCAGCCTGGACTTCCCCAAGCCCCACTGCCCCGCCCCGAGAAAGTCCTGCCCCGGCTCCGTGGACAGCTCCCCGGCAGAGAGCAGGACCACGGGCCACTGCAGCCAGCTCAGGCTGGGGACTGCCTCGACGCCCAGCCCCGAGCGCCGCCGGGGCGGACAGGGCTCGGAGCCCGTCTGCCGGACGCGCTCGGATGAGTGGACTCAGAACTcgccagagcagcagccagagcagcccgGGGGCTTGGCCGACCGAGGGAAGAAACCGGGCTCTGTCACCTTGAGGGTCTGCCCTCAGTATGAAACGGGACTCTCCAAAGAAACCAGTGTCAAG CTGCACATCACCAGCCAGACGCCTGCCAGGGAGGTGGTCAAGTTGGTGGTGCTGGAGATGAACGACATCTCACGGGACGTGCTGGGCGGCTCGGCCGCCGTCTTCTACGgcgaggagcagctggagcacttCGGACTGGTGTTCGCTGCTGGCGAGAGCGAGCGGTGGCTCCCCGATGACTTCTTACTCCTGTCCCTCCACACCAGCCAGCCCGAGGGGCGGTTCTACGTCCGCATCAAGGAGACGTCTCCTCTGGTGCTCCAGTACGGGCCAGCGACCACCGTATGA